One genomic region from Haloterrigena gelatinilytica encodes:
- a CDS encoding MFS transporter has product MSRTRLFASLCGLVFLLNLARIIFAPLLDVFIAEFAIGEATAGLIVTLVWVGSASPRLPTGWLLTRVPRHRVVIGSGTILAISAALAANATTVRHLLIGAFLMGIASGVYFVAANPLLSELFPSRVGRAMGIHGAAAQIGAVAAAPFVALTLLVDWRLSLWTIAAGAALLTAVTWVTARRTEMPAAGEADRDFVAGALSEWKLIATALAIVGATSFVWQGLFNFYELYMQSKGLSDGAAGTLLTIVFAAGVPAFFFSGDLADRFPYVPYLLGVVGTFAATLLLLTAVEGFLALAVLSAVVGLVIHALFPATDAYLLDTLPDSTRSSAYAVFSSAWMLAQALGSSALGWVLERGHTYDGVFAGAALLLGASAVVLLGLERIGRLPN; this is encoded by the coding sequence GTGTCCCGAACCCGACTCTTCGCGTCTCTCTGCGGCCTCGTCTTCCTCCTCAACCTCGCCAGAATCATCTTCGCGCCGCTGCTTGACGTCTTCATCGCCGAGTTCGCGATCGGCGAGGCGACGGCGGGGCTCATCGTGACCCTCGTGTGGGTCGGGAGCGCCTCCCCGCGGCTGCCGACGGGGTGGCTGCTCACGAGAGTTCCGAGACACCGCGTCGTGATCGGCTCCGGGACGATTCTCGCGATCTCCGCGGCGCTCGCTGCGAACGCGACGACCGTTCGACACCTGCTGATCGGCGCCTTCCTCATGGGCATCGCCTCCGGCGTCTACTTCGTCGCGGCGAACCCGCTGCTGAGCGAACTCTTCCCGTCGCGGGTCGGCCGCGCGATGGGGATCCACGGCGCCGCCGCCCAGATCGGCGCGGTGGCCGCCGCCCCGTTCGTCGCGCTCACGCTGCTCGTCGACTGGCGGCTCTCGCTGTGGACGATCGCCGCCGGCGCGGCGCTGCTGACGGCCGTCACGTGGGTCACCGCGCGACGGACCGAGATGCCGGCGGCGGGCGAGGCCGACCGCGACTTCGTCGCCGGCGCGCTCTCGGAGTGGAAGCTCATCGCGACGGCGCTGGCGATCGTCGGCGCGACCTCGTTCGTCTGGCAGGGGCTGTTCAACTTCTACGAACTCTATATGCAGTCGAAGGGGCTCTCGGACGGCGCGGCGGGCACGCTGCTCACGATCGTCTTCGCGGCCGGCGTCCCCGCGTTCTTCTTCAGCGGGGATCTGGCCGATCGGTTCCCCTACGTTCCGTACCTGCTCGGCGTCGTCGGAACGTTCGCCGCGACGCTACTCCTGTTGACGGCGGTCGAGGGCTTCCTCGCGCTGGCCGTCCTCAGCGCGGTTGTCGGACTCGTCATCCACGCGCTGTTCCCGGCCACGGACGCGTACCTCCTCGATACGCTCCCGGACTCGACGCGGAGCAGCGCCTACGCCGTGTTCAGCTCCGCCTGGATGCTCGCGCAGGCGCTGGGCTCGTCCGCCCTGGGGTGGGTCCTCGAGCGCGGCCACACCTACGACGGCGTGTTCGCCGGCGCCGCGCTCCTCCTCGGAGCCTCGGCCGTCGTCCTCCTGGGTCTCGAGCGAATCGGGCGGCTCCCGAACTGA
- the ligA gene encoding ATP-dependent DNA ligase LigA produces MEFATFADRAAAIEAEPADLEIVARTSELLADAGDDSEERRSADSAVDPQTVEIVARFVQGRVFPAWDSTKLDIGPTTCYEAIARAAGTNVGSDDVEERLAEVGEIGEVAAGYEFGGQQGLGAFTGGGGNGGGAGGNDLTVREVYETLADLAAAEGSGSQDRKIDLLFGLFNRCSSEEARYLARLVLSEMRIGVGEGTVRDAIAEAFDVPEERVERALQVSNDYGEVARVARDEGLEGLDRLDLEVGRPVQAMLAQAGTVTDALEEWDEAAVEWKYDGARIQLHYDPEAAEAGTETRVFSRNMESVTDALPEVVEFAEATLEEPAILDGEVVAIDENDDPLPFQEVLKRFRRKHDVAKAREDVTVRPVFFDCLHADGEDLLEEPLTTRHERLRAVLADGEAPERDEDEIEGLSLLWTTDDPDAIEAIDAEALEAGHEGIMLKDPDSTYSPGRRGKHWRKRKPDVETLDCVVTGAEWGEGRRATFLGTFELSVRAGDDLETVGKVATGITDEKLEELTELLEPHVAAEEGQAVDIEPAVVFEVGYEEIQTSPTYSSGYALRFPRFLGVRSDKDPEDADTLERVERLQA; encoded by the coding sequence ATGGAGTTCGCCACGTTCGCCGACCGCGCCGCCGCGATCGAAGCCGAGCCGGCCGACCTCGAGATCGTCGCCCGAACCAGCGAGTTGCTCGCGGACGCCGGCGACGATAGCGAGGAACGACGTTCCGCTGACTCTGCGGTGGACCCGCAGACCGTCGAGATCGTCGCTCGGTTCGTCCAGGGACGCGTCTTCCCGGCCTGGGACTCGACGAAACTCGACATCGGCCCGACGACGTGCTACGAGGCGATCGCCCGCGCGGCGGGGACGAACGTGGGAAGCGACGACGTCGAGGAGCGACTGGCCGAGGTCGGCGAGATCGGCGAGGTGGCCGCCGGCTACGAGTTCGGCGGCCAGCAGGGCCTGGGCGCGTTCACCGGCGGGGGCGGAAACGGTGGCGGCGCCGGCGGGAACGATCTCACCGTTCGCGAGGTCTACGAGACGCTCGCCGACCTCGCCGCCGCGGAGGGCTCGGGGAGCCAGGACCGCAAGATCGATCTCCTTTTCGGGCTCTTCAATCGCTGCTCGAGCGAGGAGGCCCGCTATCTCGCCCGCCTCGTCCTCTCGGAGATGCGCATCGGCGTCGGCGAGGGCACGGTCCGGGACGCGATCGCCGAGGCGTTCGACGTCCCCGAGGAGCGGGTCGAACGCGCCCTGCAGGTCTCGAACGACTACGGCGAGGTCGCCCGCGTCGCCCGGGACGAAGGCCTCGAGGGCCTGGACCGACTGGACCTCGAAGTCGGCCGCCCCGTCCAGGCGATGCTCGCACAGGCGGGGACGGTCACCGACGCCCTCGAGGAGTGGGACGAGGCCGCCGTCGAGTGGAAGTACGACGGGGCGCGCATCCAGTTGCACTACGATCCCGAGGCCGCCGAGGCGGGCACCGAGACCCGCGTCTTCTCGAGAAACATGGAGTCGGTCACCGACGCCCTCCCCGAAGTCGTCGAGTTCGCCGAGGCGACCCTCGAGGAACCCGCGATTCTGGACGGCGAGGTCGTCGCGATCGACGAGAACGACGATCCGCTCCCGTTCCAGGAGGTGCTCAAGCGCTTCCGCCGGAAACACGACGTCGCGAAGGCCCGCGAGGACGTGACGGTTCGGCCGGTCTTCTTCGACTGCCTGCACGCCGACGGCGAGGACTTACTCGAGGAGCCGCTGACGACGCGCCACGAGCGGCTGCGGGCGGTGCTGGCGGACGGCGAGGCGCCGGAGCGGGACGAGGACGAGATCGAGGGGCTCTCGCTGCTCTGGACGACCGACGATCCCGACGCGATCGAGGCGATCGACGCCGAGGCCCTCGAGGCGGGCCACGAGGGGATCATGCTCAAGGATCCCGACTCGACGTACTCGCCGGGCCGACGGGGCAAACACTGGCGCAAGCGCAAACCAGACGTGGAGACGCTGGACTGCGTGGTGACCGGCGCGGAGTGGGGCGAGGGTCGGCGCGCGACGTTCTTGGGCACCTTCGAACTCTCCGTGCGCGCGGGCGACGACTTGGAGACCGTCGGCAAGGTCGCGACGGGCATCACCGACGAGAAACTCGAGGAACTCACGGAACTCCTCGAGCCCCACGTCGCCGCCGAGGAGGGTCAGGCGGTGGACATAGAGCCTGCAGTCGTCTTCGAGGTCGGCTACGAGGAGATCCAGACCTCGCCGACCTACTCGTCGGGCTACGCGCTTCGCTTCCCGCGGTTTCTGGGCGTTCGCTCCGACAAGGACCCCGAGGACGCGGACACGCTCGAGCGCGTCGAACGGCTGCAGGCGTAG
- a CDS encoding TetR/AcrR family transcriptional regulator, with product MTETTATTDELMEATYAALCKHGYASLRMRDIAAESSKSKATLHYHYESKQNLLYALLDYLTDSFAERVETLEGETPAERILALVDIYLEPAADDSLPEFRTALLEIKAQGPYDDRFRAELAEFDRMLRGRIRSLIEDGQDEDVFRPDVDPDETAEFIVTALNGAQTRHVAVDHPLERTRSALETYVRRELLAADADETEERFE from the coding sequence ATGACTGAGACGACAGCAACTACCGACGAACTCATGGAGGCGACCTACGCCGCGCTCTGCAAGCACGGCTACGCGTCGCTCCGGATGCGAGATATCGCCGCCGAATCGTCAAAGAGCAAGGCCACGCTCCACTACCACTACGAGAGCAAGCAGAACCTCCTCTACGCGCTGCTGGACTATCTCACCGACTCCTTCGCGGAACGAGTCGAGACCCTCGAGGGCGAGACGCCGGCCGAACGGATTCTGGCGCTCGTCGATATCTACCTCGAGCCCGCCGCGGACGACTCGCTGCCCGAATTCCGGACCGCGCTGCTCGAGATCAAAGCCCAGGGGCCGTACGACGACCGGTTCCGGGCGGAACTCGCCGAGTTCGACCGAATGCTTCGCGGACGGATCCGATCGCTGATCGAGGACGGACAGGACGAGGACGTCTTCCGGCCGGACGTCGACCCCGACGAGACCGCCGAGTTCATCGTCACCGCGTTGAACGGCGCCCAGACGCGCCACGTGGCCGTCGATCACCCGCTCGAGCGGACCCGGAGCGCACTCGAGACCTACGTCCGCCGCGAACTGCTCGCAGCCGACGCCGACGAGACGGAGGAGCGATTCGAGTGA
- a CDS encoding MATE family efflux transporter has protein sequence MTVRDHLEAIFKSADELDLTEGGIARPLIYLSIPLIITNVLQVTYNLADTFWLGQHSTTSLAAISFAFPMVFFLIALALGVSVAGSVLVAQHTGADNPERAEYAASQTIMYAILASLALGAVGYVFAGDILALFGAEADIEPLVTAYMEVYSVGLVAVFGFLVFLALMRGYGDTVTPMLVMFGSVVLNIVLDPFLIFGFEGNPLFGYLGLGGLEAELLAATGYAGSGIEGAAIATVFSRALAFAVGLAIMFRGTHGVRIRLSQMKPDLEYARKLVEIGTPASVEGTARALSINLLLVIIAMFPETVVAAFGIGTRVFSVIFLPAIAFSQGIETMTGQNIGAGKRGRAERTNHFGAKVMLVTLTGLGAVVFLAAAPIVSVFTTDAAVVAEGATFLRYTALTFGSMGVMRAYSGGFRGAGKTMIAAAISVLTLGVIRFPLAWFGAQSVGSNGVWAAFAVSTVVGGGIAYAWFNWGDWLDSTSVQTGAAVGAESSGSVGDD, from the coding sequence GTGACGGTGCGCGATCACCTCGAGGCGATCTTCAAATCGGCCGACGAGCTCGACCTGACCGAGGGCGGGATCGCGCGGCCGCTGATCTACCTCTCGATTCCATTGATCATCACGAACGTGTTGCAGGTCACCTACAACCTCGCGGACACGTTCTGGCTCGGCCAGCACAGCACGACGTCACTGGCGGCGATCAGTTTCGCGTTCCCGATGGTCTTCTTCCTCATCGCGCTGGCGCTCGGCGTCTCCGTCGCCGGGAGCGTCCTCGTCGCCCAGCACACCGGCGCGGATAACCCCGAACGGGCGGAGTACGCCGCCTCGCAGACGATCATGTACGCGATTCTCGCGTCGCTCGCGCTCGGCGCCGTCGGCTACGTCTTCGCCGGCGACATCCTCGCGTTGTTCGGCGCCGAGGCCGACATCGAGCCGCTGGTCACCGCCTACATGGAGGTCTACTCCGTCGGGCTGGTGGCCGTCTTCGGCTTCCTCGTCTTCCTCGCGCTCATGCGGGGGTACGGCGACACCGTCACGCCGATGCTCGTCATGTTCGGCTCGGTCGTGCTCAACATCGTCCTCGACCCGTTCCTCATCTTCGGATTCGAGGGCAACCCGCTGTTCGGCTACCTCGGATTGGGCGGCCTCGAGGCCGAGCTGCTCGCCGCCACCGGCTACGCCGGGTCGGGGATCGAGGGCGCCGCGATCGCGACCGTCTTCTCGCGGGCGCTGGCCTTTGCCGTCGGCCTCGCGATCATGTTCCGGGGTACGCACGGCGTCCGGATCCGCCTCTCGCAGATGAAACCCGACCTCGAGTACGCGCGGAAACTCGTCGAGATCGGGACGCCGGCGTCGGTCGAGGGGACCGCGCGGGCCCTCTCGATCAACCTGCTGTTGGTCATCATCGCGATGTTCCCCGAGACGGTCGTCGCCGCCTTCGGGATCGGAACCCGCGTGTTCTCGGTGATCTTCCTCCCGGCGATCGCCTTCTCCCAGGGGATCGAGACGATGACCGGCCAGAACATCGGCGCCGGGAAGCGCGGGCGCGCCGAGCGGACGAACCACTTCGGCGCGAAGGTCATGCTGGTCACGCTCACCGGCCTCGGCGCGGTGGTCTTCCTGGCCGCCGCGCCGATCGTCTCGGTGTTCACGACCGACGCCGCGGTCGTCGCCGAGGGCGCGACCTTCCTCCGCTACACGGCCCTGACGTTCGGGTCCATGGGTGTAATGCGGGCCTACAGCGGCGGCTTTCGCGGGGCCGGGAAAACGATGATCGCCGCGGCGATCTCCGTGCTCACCCTCGGCGTGATCCGTTTTCCGCTCGCGTGGTTCGGCGCCCAAAGCGTCGGCTCGAACGGCGTCTGGGCCGCCTTCGCCGTCTCGACCGTCGTCGGTGGCGGGATCGCCTACGCCTGGTTCAACTGGGGCGACTGGCTCGATTCGACGTCGGTCCAAACCGGCGCCGCGGTCGGCGCCGAGAGCAGCGGGAGCGTCGGCGACGACTGA
- the cofD gene encoding 2-phospho-L-lactate transferase translates to MVTFLSGGTGTPKLLDGAAAAFSPEETTVVANTGDDIEIGGLFVSPDVDTLLFQGGGVLDRETWWGIDGDTHRTNAALSDIASAAGLPDGPQYLPEERQTEGRDLANWRRFSGVAEFMTIGDRDRAVHITRTSLLDQGLSLSEATQRLADAFGLTIDLLPMSDDPVASLVHTEQGMMHFQEYWVAHRGEPTVETVEFRGSSNAEPAPGVIDALEDTVVIGPSNPVTSIGPMLTLPGVADTLSQSTVVAVSPFLGDDAFSGPAGDLMSAVNADPSTEGLATAYPFADAFVIDEGDDAEFDRPTLQTDIEIGSSDDAARVARTVEEAIDIVD, encoded by the coding sequence ATGGTAACTTTCCTCTCCGGAGGCACCGGAACGCCGAAGCTGTTAGACGGTGCCGCCGCCGCGTTCTCGCCGGAGGAGACCACCGTCGTCGCCAACACGGGCGACGACATCGAAATCGGTGGTCTGTTCGTCTCGCCGGACGTCGATACGCTGCTGTTTCAGGGTGGCGGCGTACTCGACCGCGAAACGTGGTGGGGGATCGACGGGGACACGCACCGGACCAACGCCGCGCTGTCGGATATCGCGTCGGCCGCGGGGCTGCCCGACGGCCCGCAGTACCTCCCGGAGGAGCGACAGACCGAGGGGCGCGACCTCGCGAACTGGCGGCGCTTCTCGGGGGTCGCCGAGTTCATGACGATCGGCGACCGCGACCGGGCCGTCCACATCACGCGGACGAGCCTCCTCGATCAGGGACTCTCGTTGAGCGAAGCGACCCAGCGGCTCGCGGACGCCTTCGGGCTGACGATCGACCTCCTGCCGATGAGCGACGACCCCGTCGCGAGCCTCGTCCACACCGAGCAGGGAATGATGCACTTCCAGGAGTACTGGGTGGCCCACCGCGGCGAACCGACCGTCGAGACCGTCGAGTTCCGCGGCTCTTCGAACGCCGAGCCCGCGCCGGGCGTCATCGACGCGCTCGAGGACACCGTCGTCATCGGCCCCTCGAACCCCGTCACGAGCATCGGGCCGATGCTGACGCTGCCTGGCGTGGCCGATACGCTCAGTCAGTCGACGGTCGTCGCGGTCTCGCCGTTCCTCGGTGACGACGCCTTCTCGGGGCCCGCGGGCGATCTCATGTCGGCGGTCAACGCCGACCCCAGCACCGAGGGGCTCGCGACGGCCTATCCGTTCGCCGACGCCTTCGTCATCGACGAGGGCGACGACGCCGAGTTCGACCGGCCGACGCTCCAGACCGACATCGAGATCGGCTCCTCGGACGACGCCGCGCGCGTCGCCCGGACGGTCGAGGAAGCGATCGATATCGTCGACTGA
- a CDS encoding tRNA-dihydrouridine synthase, translating to MFTPPLALASLSGEADAEWARAGADYAGAAVLGGIAIDAESRAAARELVERDRTEFLPDDPIAFIDRQLAALEDAPIQPAFNVRSATPDPIPDAARVCRDRGAFLEINAHCRQDELCAAGCGETLLRDRERLRDYVRRAADTGATVGVKVRAEVPDVDLPALAAALETAGADYVHVDAMDTESVVRDIADATDLFVVANNGVRDDATVREYVDYGADAVSVGRPSDNPVVLERVREAVDHHLVLEGPPSR from the coding sequence ATGTTCACGCCGCCGCTCGCCCTGGCCAGCCTCAGCGGGGAAGCCGACGCCGAGTGGGCTCGAGCGGGCGCCGACTACGCGGGCGCCGCCGTGCTCGGCGGCATCGCCATCGACGCGGAGTCCCGCGCAGCGGCGCGGGAACTCGTCGAACGCGACCGAACCGAGTTCCTCCCCGACGATCCCATCGCCTTCATCGACCGGCAGCTCGCCGCTCTCGAGGACGCGCCGATCCAGCCGGCGTTCAACGTTCGGAGCGCGACGCCCGATCCGATCCCCGACGCCGCCCGCGTCTGCCGGGACCGGGGCGCGTTCCTCGAGATCAACGCCCACTGCCGACAGGACGAACTCTGCGCGGCCGGCTGCGGCGAGACGCTCCTGCGGGACCGCGAGCGCCTCCGCGACTACGTCCGGCGGGCCGCCGACACCGGCGCCACCGTCGGCGTGAAGGTCCGCGCCGAGGTCCCCGACGTCGACCTCCCCGCGCTCGCGGCCGCGCTCGAGACCGCGGGCGCCGACTACGTCCACGTCGACGCGATGGACACCGAGTCGGTCGTCCGCGATATCGCCGACGCCACCGACCTGTTCGTCGTCGCCAACAACGGCGTCCGCGACGACGCGACCGTCCGCGAGTACGTCGACTACGGCGCCGACGCGGTCAGCGTCGGTCGCCCCAGCGACAACCCGGTCGTCCTCGAGCGCGTCCGCGAGGCCGTCGATCACCACCTCGTTCTCGAGGGACCCCCGTCGCGATAA
- a CDS encoding helix-turn-helix domain-containing protein: MGDASNPSIDDEHEVVLEAAYEAGYFEHPRRTAGEEIAASLDLSPAAFQIRLQEAIAACVERYLAERDEADD, translated from the coding sequence ATGGGTGACGCATCGAATCCCTCGATCGATGACGAACACGAGGTGGTACTGGAAGCGGCGTACGAGGCGGGCTATTTCGAGCATCCCCGCCGTACCGCCGGCGAGGAAATTGCCGCGTCGCTCGACCTTTCCCCGGCCGCGTTTCAGATCCGCCTGCAAGAAGCGATAGCCGCCTGCGTCGAGCGCTACCTCGCCGAACGCGACGAGGCGGACGACTGA
- a CDS encoding MEDS domain-containing protein: protein MSPSHTETPDRFGLEGALETNPHRRDESGGGDHHDGEAETAGHLALIYDTRDERLETVVPFLQQGLERGERCLYVADGDTPEEVRALLREGGIDVAAALDAGTLVICTESDTYLQTGEFDPDEMIERSGEIVEEATAEYPGLRVTAEATWVLDEWTRVGNFMEYESRANDLFRGEDCLVLCQYDRTRFPESVLADVIRTHPLVVSDGIVARNEYYSPPTEFLGTTLPSLDVERTLEEATGHARAQYVLDESNPCDETVDAITDEETFSRVLSAVLRAGYENDIALERSYVCRNGPPYPDWDVTIHAVGKPPSETPDTETAPDTLTDEETFRETLNAILRAGYESDLDLASDSFTCRNEPPYPDWDVTVHTVYDPPTDG, encoded by the coding sequence ATGAGCCCCTCTCACACCGAGACGCCCGACCGATTCGGCCTCGAGGGTGCACTGGAAACGAACCCTCACCGACGGGACGAGAGCGGCGGGGGCGATCATCACGACGGGGAGGCGGAAACGGCCGGACACCTCGCGTTGATCTACGACACTCGAGACGAGCGGCTCGAGACGGTCGTTCCCTTCCTCCAGCAGGGGCTCGAACGGGGAGAACGCTGTCTGTACGTTGCGGACGGCGACACGCCGGAGGAGGTCCGAGCCCTGTTGCGCGAGGGCGGGATCGACGTCGCGGCTGCCCTCGACGCCGGGACGCTCGTAATCTGCACGGAATCCGATACGTACCTGCAGACGGGCGAATTCGATCCCGACGAGATGATCGAACGCTCCGGCGAGATCGTCGAAGAGGCGACCGCCGAATATCCGGGGCTTCGCGTGACCGCCGAAGCGACCTGGGTCCTCGATGAGTGGACGAGGGTCGGGAACTTCATGGAGTACGAGAGCCGGGCGAACGACCTCTTTCGCGGGGAGGACTGCCTCGTTCTGTGCCAATACGATCGGACGCGATTTCCGGAGTCCGTGCTTGCGGACGTCATTCGAACCCATCCGCTGGTCGTCTCCGACGGCATAGTGGCTCGAAACGAGTATTATTCCCCGCCGACGGAATTCCTCGGGACGACCCTTCCGTCACTTGACGTCGAACGAACGCTGGAGGAGGCGACCGGTCACGCCCGGGCGCAATACGTTCTGGACGAGAGCAATCCCTGCGACGAGACCGTGGACGCGATTACCGACGAAGAGACGTTTAGCAGAGTGCTGAGTGCAGTGCTTCGCGCCGGCTACGAAAACGATATCGCGCTCGAACGCAGCTACGTCTGCCGGAACGGACCGCCGTATCCCGATTGGGACGTCACAATTCACGCCGTCGGAAAACCACCGAGCGAGACGCCCGATACGGAGACGGCCCCCGATACGCTCACTGACGAGGAGACGTTCAGGGAGACGCTGAACGCGATACTTCGCGCCGGCTACGAGAGCGATCTCGACCTCGCATCCGACAGTTTCACCTGCCGGAACGAACCGCCGTATCCCGACTGGGACGTCACGGTTCACACCGTATACGACCCTCCTACCGATGGGTGA
- a CDS encoding transcription initiation factor IIB: protein MVQRPNQTAEKTSPNDTSARSERRRVEEAPDASERTVCPECESASLLRDGDQHEVVCGECGLVVVDETIDYGPEWRAFTEAEREDRSRAGAPTTELLHDKGLTTTIDWRDRDAAGRMIEAGQRDRARRLRMWQQRAQVGDARERNLRQALGELSRMASALGVPRSVQEIASTLYQEALDADLLRGRSIEGIATAALYAACRQEDVPRSLDELARVSRVDRRRIGRAYRYIAQELELAIEPIDPELFLPRFCSALELGEETRREAQLIVDVTAEEGLHSGRSPVSIAAAAVYLAARRCGRDRSQEEVADVAQVTVPTVRHRYQEQAEVVSDRELTADG from the coding sequence ATGGTTCAGAGACCGAATCAAACCGCAGAGAAGACGTCGCCGAACGATACGAGCGCCCGATCGGAGCGGCGACGAGTCGAGGAGGCGCCCGATGCCAGCGAGCGGACCGTCTGTCCGGAGTGCGAGTCAGCGAGTCTTCTCCGCGATGGCGACCAGCACGAGGTCGTCTGCGGTGAGTGTGGACTGGTTGTGGTCGATGAGACGATCGACTACGGACCCGAGTGGCGGGCGTTCACGGAGGCCGAGCGAGAGGACCGGTCGCGCGCGGGTGCTCCGACGACGGAATTGCTTCACGACAAAGGTCTCACCACGACTATCGATTGGCGCGACCGGGACGCTGCCGGGCGGATGATCGAGGCCGGACAGCGGGACCGGGCCCGGCGCTTACGGATGTGGCAGCAACGGGCGCAGGTCGGCGACGCTCGCGAGCGTAACCTCCGGCAAGCACTCGGCGAACTCTCCCGGATGGCCAGCGCGCTCGGCGTGCCTCGATCAGTCCAGGAAATCGCGAGCACGCTGTATCAGGAGGCGCTGGACGCCGACCTCCTTCGCGGGCGGTCGATCGAGGGGATCGCGACGGCGGCTCTGTACGCGGCGTGTCGGCAAGAGGATGTCCCGCGAAGTCTCGATGAACTCGCACGGGTCTCCCGCGTGGACCGGCGGCGGATCGGACGCGCGTACCGGTACATCGCCCAGGAACTCGAGCTCGCGATCGAACCGATCGATCCGGAACTGTTCCTGCCCCGGTTCTGTTCGGCGCTCGAGCTCGGCGAGGAGACTCGTCGGGAAGCGCAGCTGATCGTCGACGTCACGGCCGAGGAGGGCCTTCACTCCGGCAGGTCACCCGTTAGCATTGCGGCCGCAGCAGTCTATCTCGCCGCCCGCCGCTGTGGTCGGGACCGTTCTCAAGAGGAGGTTGCGGACGTGGCACAGGTAACGGTCCCGACGGTCCGTCACCGATATCAGGAGCAGGCCGAGGTCGTCTCTGACCGAGAACTGACGGCGGACGGTTGA
- a CDS encoding HalOD1 output domain-containing protein, giving the protein MSDDAKITCAYEAGTPPSLAIVRAIAALENTDPTALPAECGVQLSDHIDPEALDRLTTDASDVVVTIELGLHDESHYTVQIRDSERLIVTKAG; this is encoded by the coding sequence ATGTCCGACGACGCCAAGATCACGTGTGCATACGAGGCTGGGACACCACCCAGCCTCGCGATCGTGCGCGCCATCGCGGCCCTCGAGAACACCGACCCCACCGCGTTGCCGGCCGAATGTGGGGTGCAGCTCTCCGATCACATCGATCCGGAAGCGCTCGATCGGCTCACGACTGACGCTTCTGATGTCGTCGTCACGATCGAACTCGGTCTTCACGACGAGTCCCACTATACTGTACAGATCCGTGACTCCGAGCGGCTTATCGTTACGAAAGCCGGCTGA